In the bacterium SCSIO 12741 genome, GATGTAATAGCCTGCATTTCAGCATGTGCGGTCACGTCGGTTAGCCTTTCGGTAAGGTTATGGGCACGAGCAATAATGGTTCCTTTACAGACGATAACAGCTCCTACCGGAACCTCTTCCAGGTCTCGGGCTTTTTCAGCTTCTTGCAAAGCCTGTTTCATGAAATGCTCGTCTGACTGAACCGTGATCATACCGCTTGAAATTTGCTTCAAAAGTAGTGCAAAATATTCCCTCGATTCCATGCCCGTTTCCTTAGCTTATATCCGTAATTTCGCGCGAACAAATTGGAAGCATTATGTATCGTACACACCACTGTGGAGAACTCCGTTTAAGCGATTCAGGAAAGGAAGTAACTGTATCCGGTTGGGTACAAAGAGCCCGTGATTTAGGGGGACTAACTTTCGTGGATCTCAGAGATCGTTATGGCATCACTCAGCTTGCCTTCAACCTCGATTTGAATGAGGAATTGTGCAAACAAGCTCGATCCCTAGGACGTGAATTCGTAGTTCAGGCAAAAGGCACCGTGGTGGAACGGGAAAATAAAAACCCGAACATGGATACAGGAGATATTGAGATCCAGGTAACAGAACTTCGTGTTTTGAATGCCGCTCAAACACCTCCCTTTACCATCGAAGACGAGTCGGATGGCGGTGAAGAGCTTCGCATGCAATACCGATACCTCGATTTGAGAAGAAATCCTTTGCAAAAGAACCTTCGATTAAGACATGAATTGTCTCTATCGGTTCGCAAGTTTTTGGACCGCCAGGGATTTATGGAAATCGAAACTCCGGTTTTGATTAAATCTACCCAGAAGGGGCTCGTGATTTCATCGTTCCATCTCGTATGAACAGTGGTGAGTTTTACGCTTTGCCTCAATCTCCACAAACCTTTAAGCAGCTATTGATGGTTGGTGGCTATGACCGTTACTTCCAAATTGTTCGTTGTTTTAGAGATGAAGACCTTCGTGCTGATCGTCAGCCTGAGTTTACTCAAATAGACTGCGAAATGGCCTTTGTAGAACGAGAAGACATTCTGCAAACTTTTGAAGGGTTGGCGCGCTACCTTTTCCAGGAAGTAAAAGGAATCGACTTGGGTGACTTCCCCAGAATGAGCTATGACGATGCCATGAAATACTACGGCTCGGATAAGCCCGATGTTCGTTTTGGCATGCGCATCACTGATTTAAATGACCTGACACAAAACAAGGGCTTCAACGTTTTTGATCAAGCCGAATTGGTAGCTGGAATTTGTGTTCCTGGCGTGGCCGATTACACCCGTAAGCAATTGGACAAACTCACGGATTGGGTAAAAAGACCTCAAATTGGTGCGAAGGGATTGGTTTACGTAAAATGCAACGAAGACGGATCATTCAAATCTTCTGTGGATAAATTCTACACGCAGGAAGACCTGGCAGAATGGGCCGCCCGATTGGAAGCCAAGCCTGGTGATCTTCTATTGGTTTTGTCAGGTCAGGAAGCTGGAACCCGCAAGCAATTGGGCGAACTCCGATTGGAAATGGGTAACCGTACAGAATTGCGCGATCCTAATACTTACGCTCCTCTGTGGGTAGTGGACTTTCCATTGGTTGAATGGGATGAGGACAGCAAACGCTGGCACGCCATGCACCATCCATTTACTTCTCCAAGACCAGAAGACCGCGATTTGATGGCGACCGAGCCTGGCAAGGTAAAAGCCAATGCCTACGATATGGTGATCAACGGTGTGGAATTAGGTGGTGGTTCTATTCGTATCCACGATAAGGATCTTCAGCAGGAAATGTTCAACGTGCTTGGATTTACCCCGGAAGAGGCTCAGGAGCAATTTGGCTTCTTGATGAATGCCTTCGAATATGGTGCGCCTCCTCACGGCGGTATCGCCTTCGGATTTGACCGTTTGTGTGCCATCTTCGGAGGAACAGATTCCATTCGCGACTACATCGCCTTCCCGAAAAATAACTCCGGAAAAGACGTGATGATTGATGCACCATCCAAAATTGATGTAGCTCAATTGGATGAATTGAACCTGAGCCTGAATCTCGAAGAATAGTTTTCGGCGCTTTGAGCAAAGCTTCCAAAATTTTCTTGATTGCAGCGAATCGAAAACTTTCTTTCGATTGGATTGTATAATCTCAAATGCCATCAAAAATGAGAACACTTCTTACTCTTCTGGTACTTATCCTTCCCACGAGCTTGTTGTGGGGTCAAAAGGATTTATTCGATAGCGGCCTTAACGTAGGATTCCACTATTATCATCCGGGAGAATATTTTGAGTTTTCTGATATGGAAGCCAAGCAGTATTTGGAAGAAAAGTTTTCTCGTCAAACCATAGGTTTTGGTAGCCAATTTGGTCATTGGGTGTATTTTAACGATATCAACCTGGGAGAGAAATTCAGAATAGGCCTTGACATTGCTTATTTCCGTTTGAGCTTTCTCAGCGCTGATTATGAATTTGAGTCCGTTTATGACTTCGATGGAAGTCCTTATCGGGAAAGAGCTCAATTCCTCTTCTTAGGGACCGAAATTGGGCCGTTAGTTGCCTTTCAGGTGGCAGAAGATATGGGATTGAGTTTGGGCTGTCGTTTCGGGCCTCAAATTGCCATCGGGATCAACTCTCCCTTTGGCGGGTTGCTAACGGAACAAATTGGTCTGCGGTTTCGTGCTGTTCCAGCGTTCCGCTACCAATACAAAATGTTCTTTACCGGAGTTGACGCCAGCTTTGGAGAGTTAGGAAATACATCAACCGCCACCGGGTTTACCGCTTGGAGATTATCTTTGGGAATCAAGTTTTAAAACAGCTCCTTACTAAATCACTTTCCTTCAATCCATCACTTCCTTACTTAGGTGAAGTTAAATAATCCAACCCTGCTTCACGATCCTTAACGGACTCCTCTACGGTGGAAAGAAATCAATGGGCACGATAATTGATCTAAATGGATTAATTCTACAACCCATGCAAACTAATCAGACTTATGTACCGTATTCTTTTTACTCTACTCTTAGCGATTCTTTGTCAATCTACCTATGCCCAAAAAAAGGCGTTTAAAAATGGATTTTCTTTAAGGCTTCACTACTATTTGCCAGGTGAGCACTTTGAGGAGGCCGACTTAGATGCTGAAAACTACGAGCTGGATTTGTACCGGCGACAAGCCAACGGTTTTGGATTTCAGATTGGCAACATGTTCTATTTAAACGGCATCCCATTAGGAGAACGCTGGCGACTCGGTATTGATGCCGCCTATTTAAAAAACACTTTTGTTCGAAGCCGATACACACCGCTCGATCCCAATGAGGAAGATGCTGAGGGCTTCAGTTATTACATTACCACCGAAGTGGGTCCTTTTATTAGTTATTCTCCCAGATCTGATATGGCCATTGATGCGGTTGTTCGCTTTGGTCCGCAATTGGTCCTGGGATGGGCTATTCCCGGCAATGGGGGCCGATTAGGTGAAACAGCTGCGCTAAACCTACGCACCATTCCAGCGGTATACTACCACTACAAAATATTTATGGCAGGCGTGGAAGGAAGCATTGGAAGATTAGGACACCCCAGCCAGCAAAGTGGCTCAGGAATCGGGTTTACTTCCTACCGGCTTGTTGCCGGATTTAAATTCTAATACGTAAAAGTGAGGGATCGGGTGAGGCTTAGATCGACATGATGTCGGCTTCTTTCTCTTCGATCAGCTTGTCCACCTTATTAATATGAGCATTGGTAATGGACTGAATTTCTTCTTCTCCATCCTTCGCCATATCTTCTGGCAATCCGTCATTCTTAAGCTTCTTAAGCTCATCATTGGCTTCCTTACGGAAAGAGCGAACAGAAACTTTGGTCTTTTCGCCTTCGGCTTTTGCCTGCTTTACCAAATCACGGCGACGCTCTTCAGTAAGAGGTGGAATATTAATGATGATCATCTCCCCATTGTTCTGAGGATTGAAACCTAAATTGGAGTTGATAATCGCCTTTTCGATAGGATCCAGCATCTGCTTTTCCCAAGGCTGAATCGAGATCATTCTGGCATCTGGCGTATTCACATTGGATACTTGACTCAGAGGAGTATTGGATCCATAGTATTCTACCATGATTCCATCGAGCATTCCTGGTGTAGCTTTTCCAGCTCGAATTTTTAGCAATTCTTTCTTCAGGTGGTCCAGGGAACTATTCATTGAATCCTTGGCCATATCGTATACCATTCCTAACTCTTCTTCCATATCTCAATCAGTTTTAGGTGCCGTAAAAATAGAAATTTCCCTTACACATCAACCAGGGTACCCACTTCGTCGCCTACTACAACCTTTCTCAGGTTACCGGGCTTATTCATATCAAACACAATGATGGGCAATTTGTTCTCCTGGCAAAGAGTAAAGGCCGTCTTATCCATTACGTTAAGCCCCTTAAGCAGTACTTCTTCAAATGAAATCTTGTCGAAACGTTTCGCTGAAGGATCCTTTTCGGGATCGGCTGTGTATACTCCATCCACGCGGGTTCCTTTTAGGATAATATCCGCATCAATTTCGATAGCTCTCAAAGAAGCAGCCGTATCTGTTGTAAAATAAGGGTTTCCTGTACCTGCGCCAAAGATCACAATACGGCCTTTTTCCAAGTGACGTACCGCTCTTCTTCGGATGAAAGGTTCAGCGATTTGTTCCATTTTAATAGCGGAAAGCAAGCGGGTTTTCAGACCCACCCCTTCCAGAGCAGATTGAAGTGCCATAGAATTAATCATCGTAGCCAACATACCCATGTAGTCGCCTTGAACGCGATCGATGGCACTGTTGTCCGATTGCACGCCACGGAAAATATTTCCTCCGCCGATTACAATGGCCAGCTCCACTCCCGTTTCCATAACCTGGATGATATCTTCGGCATAAGTCTGCAAACGATCGTGATCGATTCCAAAATCCTTATTGCCCATTAAGGCTTCTCCACTGAGTTTCAACAATATCCTCTTGTACTTCATATCATCCTTTTGAATCGGAAAATTAGGACAAAAAAAAGAGAGATGGCTGAGCCAATCTCTCTTTTTCTAACAGTTTATTAAAGATGATTACGACAGGGTAATCAACTTAAATCCTTCAACGACTAAATCGCCGTCAACTTCTTTCAAGTATTGCTTTACAGTCTTCTTGCTTTCTTTGATAAACTCCTGGTTCATCAAAGTTTTCTCTTTGAAGAACTTGTTCAATTTACCAACAGCAATTTTCTCGGCAATTTGCTCAGGCTTACCTTCTGCGATAGCTTGCTCTTTACCGATTTCCATTTCCTTCTGCTTAATTTCTTCAGAAACACCAGACTCGTCCAAAGCAACAGGAGCCATAGCTGCTACTTGCATAGCAACGTCTCTTCCGATTTCAGCATTTTCTTTGTTGATTCCAACCAAAGAAGCCGTACGGTTACCTGGGTGGTTGTAAGCTACAACACACTCAGCGGAGATCATTCCGTAGTCAGAAACTTCCAACTTCTCACCGATCTTACCCATTTGGTTTTCGATTGCTTGAGCAACGGTTTCACCACCCATGTCCAAACCAGCCAACTCTTCTTTCGAAGAAGGAAGGTTGTTCAAAGCCAGGTCAGCAATAGCGTTTGCAAAGTCAACAAAATCCTGGTTTTTAGCAACGAAGTCAGTTTCGCAGTTCAATACCAAGCTGATTCCGCTTTTTCCGTCGGTAGCAGTTTTAGCCACTACATAACCTTCGGCAGCATCATTCTCACCACGTTTAGCGGCGATCTTTTGTCCTTTCTTTCTCAGAATCTCGATGGCTTTTTCAAAATCACCCTCAGCTTCAACCAAGGCGTTTTTACAGTCCATCAAGCCCAATCCGGTTTGCTTTCTGAGCTTATTAACTTCTGCAGCTGTTACAGCCATTTTTCTCTTTTATTGAAATGTTAGTGTAATTATGCTTGTTCTTTTTCCTTAGCAGCTTCAGCTTGGCGCTTTTCTTTGATCGCTTTGCGCTCAGCCAAACCTTCGCCAATCGCTCCGGCAACAATGCTCAAGATCTTGTCGATAGACTTGGCCGCATCATCGTTCGCAGGAATTGGGAAGTCGATCAAACTTGGATCAGAGTTCGTATCCACGATAGCGAATGTTGGGATGTTCAAGCGACGAGCTTCTTTTACTGCAATGTGCTCTTTTTTCACGTCAACGATGAAAAGAGCAGCGGGCAAACGGTTCAAATCGGAGATAGAACCTAAGTTTTTATCCAACTTGTCTTTTTGACGCTTAAGCAACAAACGCTCTTTTTTGTTTACACCGGTAGCTTCTGGATCGTTCAGTACTTTTTCGATTTGACCCATTTTGCGAATCGCCTTGCGAATAGTCACAAAGTTGGTCAACATACCACCTGTCCAGCGCTCAGTTACGTAAGGCATATCTACAGAAGAAGCAGCTTCTGAGATAACATCACGTGCTTGTTTTTTAGTAGCAACAAACAAAACTTTCTTTCCAGCAGCAGCAATTTGTTTCAATGCGTTGCAGGACTCTTCCAGTTTTGCTACGGTCTTGTGAAGATCGATTACGTGGATTCCGTTGCGCTCCATGAAGATGTAAGGAGCCATGTTGGGATTCCACTTTCTTTTGAGGTGTCCAAAGTGAACTCCTGCTTCCAGAAGTTCTTGATAATTGGTTCTCGCCATGATTAACTATTTAAAAAATACTCCTGGAATCTGCCAGGCCAGCGTCAGGTTCTCATTCCAGCGACTCCACCAAAAAGGAGCATCCTGTAGCACGATGCCACAGGATTGGATACAGAACCTCTGAAAAAATTCTTAACGTTTAGAGAACTGGAATTGCTTACGAGCTTTCTTCTGACCCGGCTTCTTACGCTCAACCATACGAGGGTCACGTGTCAAAAGGCCTTCAGCACGCAAAGCAGGACGATACTCTTCGTCTACTTTAACCAAAGCTCTTGCGATAGCCAGACTCAAAGCTTCTGCCTGTCCGCTCATTCCACCACCACTGGCGTTAACTTTTACGTCAAACTTTCCAGCATTCTCTGTTACCTGAAATGGCTTATTGATGATTTGCAGGTGCTCTGCAGAGGTAAAATATTCATTAACCGCTTTCTTATTAACCGTGATGGATCCTTTTCCCTCGGTCATGTAAACACGGGTAATGGCTGTTTTTCTTCTACCTACTGTATTAATGACTGCCATAAATTCTTATTTAATGGTATTAATATCAAATGAAACAGGCTTCTGAGCCTCGTGGCTGTGCTCGCTTCCAACCACAACGTGAAGGTTGCGGTAAAGCTGGCTTCCCAAACGATTTTTAGGCAACATACCTTTAATCGCTTTTTCAAGCACACGCTCAGGATGTTTTTCCAACATCTCTCTTACTGAAGTAATGCGCTGTCCACCTGGGTATCCAGTGTGACGAACGTATTCTTTAGTATCCATCTTGGCTCCGCTCAGGGTAATCTTCTCGGCATTCACAACAACTACGTTGTCTCCGCAGTCCGCGTGAGGTGTAAAGCTAGGCTTGTGCTTTCCTCTCAACAAAAACGCCACCCGTGCAGCCAATCTTCCCAGAGTTTGTCCTTCAGCATCTACAAGCAGCCAATTCTTGTCAGCTGTTTCCTTGTTTGCTGAAACTGTTTTATAACTCAAAGTATCCAAAACTCTTCTCTTTTAATTGTTACTAAAAACAAACACCCCCAAAATCGGGGGTGCAAATTTAGAATTTATATTTTGAATGTACAAAACTTTCCTACACAGATAACTCACAAAATCTTTTGAGGATAATTTTGCACCTGTAAATACAGTATACCAATTAGTTGCACTTCTTCTCCAGAAGGGCCTTTACGGTAATATCCACATCATTCCAAAGCTTGGATACGCCGTCTTCTCCTTTGTGCAATTCGTA is a window encoding:
- the frr gene encoding ribosome recycling factor → MEEELGMVYDMAKDSMNSSLDHLKKELLKIRAGKATPGMLDGIMVEYYGSNTPLSQVSNVNTPDARMISIQPWEKQMLDPIEKAIINSNLGFNPQNNGEMIIINIPPLTEERRRDLVKQAKAEGEKTKVSVRSFRKEANDELKKLKNDGLPEDMAKDGEEEIQSITNAHINKVDKLIEEKEADIMSI
- a CDS encoding UMP kinase, producing the protein MKYKRILLKLSGEALMGNKDFGIDHDRLQTYAEDIIQVMETGVELAIVIGGGNIFRGVQSDNSAIDRVQGDYMGMLATMINSMALQSALEGVGLKTRLLSAIKMEQIAEPFIRRRAVRHLEKGRIVIFGAGTGNPYFTTDTAASLRAIEIDADIILKGTRVDGVYTADPEKDPSAKRFDKISFEEVLLKGLNVMDKTAFTLCQENKLPIIVFDMNKPGNLRKVVVGDEVGTLVDV
- a CDS encoding elongation factor Ts, which codes for MAVTAAEVNKLRKQTGLGLMDCKNALVEAEGDFEKAIEILRKKGQKIAAKRGENDAAEGYVVAKTATDGKSGISLVLNCETDFVAKNQDFVDFANAIADLALNNLPSSKEELAGLDMGGETVAQAIENQMGKIGEKLEVSDYGMISAECVVAYNHPGNRTASLVGINKENAEIGRDVAMQVAAMAPVALDESGVSEEIKQKEMEIGKEQAIAEGKPEQIAEKIAVGKLNKFFKEKTLMNQEFIKESKKTVKQYLKEVDGDLVVEGFKLITLS
- the rpsB gene encoding 30S ribosomal protein S2, with translation MARTNYQELLEAGVHFGHLKRKWNPNMAPYIFMERNGIHVIDLHKTVAKLEESCNALKQIAAAGKKVLFVATKKQARDVISEAASSVDMPYVTERWTGGMLTNFVTIRKAIRKMGQIEKVLNDPEATGVNKKERLLLKRQKDKLDKNLGSISDLNRLPAALFIVDVKKEHIAVKEARRLNIPTFAIVDTNSDPSLIDFPIPANDDAAKSIDKILSIVAGAIGEGLAERKAIKEKRQAEAAKEKEQA
- the rpsI gene encoding 30S ribosomal protein S9 — translated: MAVINTVGRRKTAITRVYMTEGKGSITVNKKAVNEYFTSAEHLQIINKPFQVTENAGKFDVKVNASGGGMSGQAEALSLAIARALVKVDEEYRPALRAEGLLTRDPRMVERKKPGQKKARKQFQFSKR
- the rplM gene encoding 50S ribosomal protein L13 translates to MDTLSYKTVSANKETADKNWLLVDAEGQTLGRLAARVAFLLRGKHKPSFTPHADCGDNVVVVNAEKITLSGAKMDTKEYVRHTGYPGGQRITSVREMLEKHPERVLEKAIKGMLPKNRLGSQLYRNLHVVVGSEHSHEAQKPVSFDINTIK